The following coding sequences are from one Carassius auratus strain Wakin unplaced genomic scaffold, ASM336829v1 scaf_tig00025154, whole genome shotgun sequence window:
- the LOC113078287 gene encoding gastrula zinc finger protein XlCGF57.1-like, translating to MPRNLFRVDSEPVSEQEEPETWGIKHEEQGEFIKKSEENEELNEVQEENHVKTGAKHLSCSQTKQKDLKKRGAKTSFTCTQCGKSLTCKYNLDVHLRVHTGEKPFTCDQCNKRFSRSGDLKKHKLIHTGEKPHTCDQCGKSFTQNGSLKAHIRVHTGEKRFFCIQCGKGFSHSTHLKVHMNIHTGEKPFKCSHCDKRLSRSGNLKKHMLIHTGEKPHTCDQCGKSFRLKGILTAHMRVHTGGKRFFCNQCEKSFSLLANLNVHMKIHTGEKPFKCSHCDKRFNRSGHLKIHERIHTGEKPYTCGQCGKSFAGKGSLMAHMRVHTGEKLYTCDICGKSLKCKSSLDGHMRVHTGEKPYTCDQCGKSFSQSVHFKEHMSIHTGEKPYKCSQCDKRFSRSGDLKRHERIHTGEKPYHCTECGKCFSQSSSLHSHTKNIHTVSRSSSDPALSDLMLPFHQT from the coding sequence agtttattaaaaaaagtgaGGAGAATGAAGAATTAAATGAAGTTCAAGAGGAAAATCATGTCAAAACTGGAGCAAAACATTTgagttgctctcaaaccaaacagaaagatttaaagaaaagagGAGCCAAAacatctttcacctgcactcagtgtggaaagagtttgacaTGCAAATATAATCTTGATGTTCActtgagagttcatactggagagaaaccattcacttgtgatcagtgcaacaagagattcagtcggtcagGAGACCTGAAGAAACACAAGTTAatacacactggagaaaaaccacacacatgtgatcagtgtgggaagagttttacACAAAATGGAAGCCTTAAGGCACATATCAGagttcatacaggagagaaacgTTTCTTCTGTATTCAATGTGGAAAGGGTTTTTCACACTCAACACATCTTAAGGTACACATGaacattcacactggagagaaacctttcaagtgttcacactgtgacaagagattaaGTCGGTCAGGAAACCTGAAGAAACACATGTTAATCCACACCGGAGAAAAaccacacacatgtgatcagtgtgggaagagtttcagacTAAAAGGAATCCTTACAGCACATATGAGAGTTCATACAGGAGGGAAACGTTTCTTCTGTAATCAATGTGAAAAGAGTTTTTCACTCTTAGCAAACCTTAATGTACACAtgaagatccacactggagagaaaccttttaagtgttcacactgtgacaagagattcaatcggTCAGGACACCTGAAAAtacacgagaggatccacactggagagaaaccgtacacatgtggtcagtgcgggaagagttttgcaGGAAAAGGAAGTCTTATGGCACATATGAGagttcatacaggagagaaactGTACACATGTGATATTTGTGGAAAGAGTTTGAAATGCAAATCTAGCCTTGATggtcacatgagagttcatactggagagaaaccatatacttgtgatcagtgcgggaagagtttctcaCAATCAGTACATTTTAAAGAACACATGagcatccacactggagaaaaaccttataagtgttcacaatgtgacaagagattcagtcggtcaggagacctgaaaagacatgagaggatccacactggagagaaaccgtatcactgcactgaaTGTGGGAAGTGTTTCAGTCAGTCATCTTCTCTACACAGTCATACAAAAAACATTCACACAGTAagtagatcatcttcagatccagCACTTTCAGATCTGATGCTGCCTTTTCATCAAACTTGA